In Pan troglodytes isolate AG18354 chromosome 21, NHGRI_mPanTro3-v2.0_pri, whole genome shotgun sequence, one genomic interval encodes:
- the BHLHE23 gene encoding class E basic helix-loop-helix protein 23: MSIRPPGEPPSPGGTAMAELKSLSGDAYLALSHGYAAAAAGLAYGAAREPEAARGYGTPGPGGDLPAAPAPRAPAQAAESSGEQSGDEDDAFEQRRRRRGPGSAADGRRRPREQRSLRLSINARERRRMHDLNDALDGLRAVIPYAHSPSVRKLSKIATLLLAKNYILMQAQALDEMRRLVAFLNQGQGLAAPVNAAPLTPFGQATVCPFSAGAALGPCPDKCAAFSGTPSALCKHCHEKP; this comes from the coding sequence ATGAGCATCCGCCCACCCGGCGAGCCCCCGAGCCCAGGCGGCACGGCCATGGCCGAGCTCAAGTCGCTGTCGGGGGACGCGTACCTGGCACTAAGCCACGGCtacgcggcggcggctgcgggtcTCGCCTACGGGGCGGCGCGAGAACCCGAAGCGGCCCGCGGCTACGGCACTCCGGGCCCGGGCGGCGACCTCCCCGCGGCGCCTGCACCTCGCGCCCCAGCTCAGGCGGCGGAGAGCAGCGGCGAACAGAGCGGTGACGAGGACGACGCCTTcgagcagcggcggcggcggcgcgggccAGGGAGCGCGGCGGACGGGCGGCGGCGGCCGCGAGAGCAGCGGTCTCTGCGGCTCAGCATCAACGCGCGCGAGCGGCGGCGCATGCACGACCTAAACGACGCGCTGGACGGGCTGCGAGCCGTCATCCCCTACGCGCACAGCCCGTCGGTGCGCAAGCTCTCCAAGATCGCCACGCTGCTGCTCGCCAAGAACTATATCCTCATGCAGGCGCAGGCCCTGGACGAGATGCGGCGCCTGGTGGCCTTCCTCAACCAGGGCCAGGGCCTGGCCGCGCCCGTAAACGCCGCGCCCTTGACGCCCTTCGGCCAGGCCACTGTGTGCCCCTTCTCCGCAGGCGCCGCGCTGGGGCCCTGCCCTGACAAGTGCGCCGCCTTCTCCGGGACGCCCTCCGCGCTTTGCAAACACTGTCACGAGAAGCCGTGA